From Triticum urartu cultivar G1812 chromosome 2, Tu2.1, whole genome shotgun sequence, a single genomic window includes:
- the LOC125537998 gene encoding uncharacterized protein LOC125537998 — translation MASCDDDFGLLGDDAHPAPQPSAQPAPPQQAQGFCFVEASAAGSGAGPGPFAPAREEGNHSSDRGKASHHTKRRRDRPEEFSDGGEYCSYISGGGRKGRGGGVSSDYRKDREEWTDGAISSLLDAYMDRFEQLNRGNLRGRDWEDVAAAVTDGQGKSSGGKSVEQCKNKIDNLKKRYKVECQRIAGSASASLWPWYKQMEQIMGNSPSPGTPKPPPATNDDKPRQQQQHSNKRYPSSGTGHATTMVPYSRSTPLSNPKWKRVLLKIGGTALAGEAPHNVDPKVIMLIAREVQVACRHGVEVAILMGGRNVFCADSWVAATGTDRASTHPIGMMAAVMNAVLLQASLEKIGVETRVQTALMMQEVAEPYIRRRAIRHLEKGRVVIFGGTGAGTGNPLFTTDTAAALRASEINADVVLKGVIGDDEYGCPPRSNGSAPFEHISYRELAARGTSKMDMTAITCCEENNIPVVIFNMLEPGNMSRAICGDQVGTLVDQSGRIT, via the exons ATGGCCTCCTGCGACGACGACTTCGGCCTCCTCGGTGACGACGCCCACCCCGCTCCCCAGCCTTCCGCCCAGCCGGCCCCGCCGCAGCAGGCCCAGGGCTTCTGCTTCGTCGAAGCCTCGGCCGCGGGCTCCGGCGCCGGCCCCGGCCCCTTCGCGCCGGCCCGGGAGGAGGGCAACCACAGCTCCGACCGCGGGAAGGCGTCGCACCACACCAAGCGGCGGAGGGACCGCCCGGAGGAGTTCAGCGATGGGGGCGAGTACTGCTCCTACATCAGCGGCGGGGGGAGGAAGGGCCGTGGCGGCGGCGTCTCGTCGGACTACCGGAAGGATCGGGAGGAGTGGACGGACGGCGCCATCAGCAGTCTCCTCGACGCATACATGGACCGGTTCGAGCAGCTCAACCGAGGGAATCTCCGGGGGCGGGACTGGGAGGACGTCGCCGCTGCCGTGACCGACGGGCAAGGCAAGAGCAGCGGGGGCAAGAGCGTGGAGCAGTGTAAGAATAAGATCGACAACCTCAAGAAGCGGTACAAGGTAGAGTGCCAACGCATCGCCGGCTCCGCCTCGGCCAGCCTCTGGCCCTGGTACAAGCAAATGGAGCAGATTATGGGCAACTCCCCATCGCCCGGCACCCCCAAGCCGCCGCCGGCCACCAACGACGATAAGCCGCGGCAACAGCAGCAGCACAGCAACAAGAG GTACCCTTCTTCCGGCACTGGCCACGCTACCACCATGGTTCCTTATTCCAGATCCACTCCTCTCTCGAATCCGAAATGGAAAAGGGTACTTCTGAAGATTGGGGGCACTGCATTGGCTGGAGAAGCTCCTCATAATGTTGACCCTAAG GTGATCATGCTGATTGCCAGAGAAGTTCAAGTGGCATGCCGCCATGGTGTTGAG GTGGCTATTCTCATGGGAGGTCGGAATGTATTCTGCGCTGACTCTTGGGTTGCTGCCACTGGCACTGATAGAGCTTCAACGCATCCGATTGG AATGATGGCAGCAGTGATGAATGCAGTATTGCTCCAAGCGTCACTGGAAAAAATAGGTGTGGAGACACGAGTCCAGACTGCATTGATGATGCAAGAGGTTGCAGAACCATACATAAGGCGGCGAGCTATACGCCATCTGGAAAAAGGAAGGGTTGTTATCTTTGGTGGAACTGGTGCTGGTACAGGAAATCCACTTTTTACAACAGATACAGCTGCTGCACTGAGAGCTTCTGAAA TCAATGCAGACGTTGTCCTTAAAGGTGTCATTGGAGATGATGAATATGGTTGTCCTCCTAGGAGCAACGGCAGTGCACCATTTGAGCACATCTCATATAGGGAGTTGGCAGCAAGAGGAACCAGCAAAATGGACATGACAGCAATTACATGTTGTGAGGAGAACAATATTCCTG TTGTCATCTTTAACATGTTAGAGCCTGGTAACATGTCCAGAGCTATTTGTGGCGACCAAGTAGGTACGTTAGTTGACCAGTCAGGAAGGATAACTTAA
- the LOC125537999 gene encoding uncharacterized protein LOC125537999, which produces MPPHAPSFEKSCSGDRQRQEAGGQLLRGPGQRWSSFHGRGAEQRHQLPKQRPKTQPDLLAGVRGRSFRAADGGEPLAELAVRRTPGKVLVNVTVQRSLWPLHVMASADWSVADLVAAAVGIYVKEGRRPLLPATDPSTFGLHYSQFSLESLDPREKVMELGSRSFFLCPRSSSAAVQTSSSSCSSAGASGVRNAGEAPTSAGEPPAWLRYMPFWPTM; this is translated from the exons ATGCCTCCTCACGCGCCTTCCTTCGAGAAGAGCTGCTCCGGCGACCGGCAAAGACAGGAGGCAGGAGGGCAGCTGCTGCGAGGCCCGGGGCAGCGGTGGTCGTCGTTCCACGGGCGCGGGGCGGAGCAGCGGCACCAGCTGCCAAAGCAGAGGCCCAAGACGCAGCCGGACCTGCTCGCCGGCGTGAGGGGCAGGAGCTTCCGCGCCGCGGACGGCGGCGAGCCGCTGGCCGAGCTGGCGGTCCGGAGGACGCCGGGCAAGGTGCTGGTGAACGTGACCGTGCAGAGGAGCCTGTGGCCGCTGCACGTCATGGCGTCGGCGGACTGGAGCGTGGCGGACCTTGTGGCCGCCGCCGTGGGGATTTACGTGAAGGAGGGCAGGCGGCCCTTGCTGCCGGCGACCGACCCGTCGACCTTCGGCCTACACTACTCCCAGTTCAGCTTGGAAA GTTTGGACCCGAGGGAGAAGGTGATGGAGCTAGGGTCCCGGAGCTTCTTCCTGTGCCCCAGGTCCTCCTCGGCCGCCGTCCAGACCTCCTCGTCCTCCTGCTCCTCTGCCGGAGCAAGCGGTGTCAGGAACGCCGGGGAGGCGCCTACGTCGGCAGGCGAACCGCCGGCTTGGCTGCGCTACATGCCGTTCTGGCCGACCATGTAG